One genomic region from Nostoc sphaeroides encodes:
- a CDS encoding serine hydrolase, which yields MKSHLLAIALSSLVLVAGQAKASQLQSWYYDSSQNQLDLTTTSGIEPKAFLLDNPSRLVIDLPGTNFNSDTVKQSFGKAVKEIRLGKPDSQTTRFVVELAPGYDVTSQNISIKGDSRSHWIFKFNSFDRQINPIVGENREDIAIKPTDASTFAGVVNLGQEMAGITSQIRTLLASYKTLNPGIFFLDLATGNYIDINGEKRFAAASTIKFPLLVALFQEIDAGRIKLTDKLVMRRDLRVGEAGTMKYKPIGTKFSVLQTATLMMTISDNTATNLILDRLGGAAKVSQRFRSWGLQNTAMQNLLPDIPGKNTTSSKDLVRLAALVYNNRLLSPNSRNQVLGIMRRVKTNTLLPAGIGKGATIAHKTGTLRFIIGDAGIIQMPNGKSYLAGVLVQRPNHDPKAGDFVREVSRRVYNYLDSTKVSNIQPIVGDASGGH from the coding sequence ATGAAATCACATCTACTAGCGATCGCTTTAAGCAGTTTAGTTCTAGTCGCAGGACAAGCTAAAGCCTCACAATTACAGTCTTGGTACTATGATTCTAGTCAAAACCAATTAGACTTAACTACCACTTCGGGAATAGAACCAAAAGCCTTTTTATTAGATAATCCTAGCCGATTGGTAATTGACTTACCTGGAACTAATTTTAATTCTGATACTGTCAAGCAAAGTTTTGGCAAAGCAGTTAAAGAAATTCGCCTCGGCAAACCAGACTCTCAAACAACTCGTTTTGTCGTCGAGTTAGCTCCTGGTTATGATGTTACTTCCCAAAATATATCAATTAAAGGAGATTCTCGTTCTCATTGGATTTTCAAGTTTAATTCATTTGACCGCCAAATTAATCCTATTGTTGGGGAAAATAGAGAAGATATTGCCATCAAACCTACAGATGCATCTACATTTGCTGGAGTTGTGAATCTTGGTCAAGAGATGGCTGGTATCACTTCTCAAATTCGCACTTTATTAGCGAGTTACAAAACATTAAATCCAGGAATATTTTTCTTAGATTTAGCTACAGGAAACTATATAGATATTAATGGTGAAAAAAGATTTGCTGCTGCCAGTACAATCAAATTTCCTTTATTAGTAGCTCTTTTCCAAGAAATAGACGCAGGTAGAATTAAGCTCACCGATAAATTAGTGATGCGGCGCGATTTAAGGGTTGGTGAAGCCGGAACTATGAAATACAAACCCATCGGGACTAAATTTAGCGTCCTCCAAACTGCTACCTTGATGATGACTATTAGCGATAATACCGCCACAAATCTGATTCTTGATCGCTTGGGTGGTGCAGCAAAAGTTAGCCAACGTTTTCGTAGCTGGGGATTGCAAAATACAGCAATGCAAAATTTACTTCCAGACATTCCTGGCAAAAATACAACCAGTTCCAAAGATTTAGTCAGATTGGCGGCGTTAGTTTATAACAATCGTTTGCTATCTCCAAACAGCCGTAATCAAGTTTTAGGCATCATGCGCCGTGTCAAAACTAATACTTTGCTACCAGCTGGTATTGGTAAAGGAGCTACGATCGCTCACAAAACTGGTACATTAAGATTTATCATTGGTGATGCGGGTATAATTCAAATGCCCAACGGCAAAAGCTATTTAGCAGGTGTTTTGGTGCAAAGACCAAACCACGATCCTAAAGCTGGAGATTTTGTCCGTGAAGTTTCCAGAAGAGTCTATAATTATCTAGACAGTACCAAAGTTAGTAATATACAACCGATAGTTGGCGATGCCTCCGGTGGTCACTGA
- a CDS encoding GNAT family N-acetyltransferase, with the protein MTVQFEYSTLANPQDIQQLGTIFEQCFISGLGGEEAYINLLGVENFRIIRESEQLIGGLATLDMGQWWGGVRVPMTGIAVVGIAPEYRGSGAAIALMQHTLKELYARGIPLSALYPAVQSLYRKVGYEQGGSWCNWEVPTKSIQVREQPLPLQPIVPINHQVFHELYQQQARLTHGYLDRHPAIWERLIQPDEKETFYAYFIGTKEKPEGYILFSQHSKEDGTILRIKDWVILTVAAAQTFWSFLASHRSQIEQVRWRSSAIDSLTLLLPEQTAKLKNTMRWMLRVVDVVKALEMRGYPSGVETELHLEIQDNLLDANNGKFILSVANGRGEVIKGGKGELQLDIRELAPIYTSLFTPYHLQIAGKLDGTETAIAAATQIFAGSSPWVADFF; encoded by the coding sequence ATGACGGTTCAATTTGAATACAGCACTCTTGCGAATCCACAGGATATTCAGCAGCTTGGGACTATCTTTGAGCAGTGTTTTATCAGTGGGCTTGGTGGCGAGGAAGCTTACATTAATCTGCTTGGCGTAGAAAACTTCCGCATTATTCGTGAGTCAGAACAATTAATTGGTGGATTGGCAACTTTGGATATGGGCCAGTGGTGGGGTGGTGTGCGTGTACCAATGACAGGAATTGCCGTAGTGGGCATTGCTCCAGAGTATCGCGGTTCGGGAGCTGCGATCGCTCTCATGCAGCACACCCTCAAAGAACTTTATGCTAGAGGTATACCGCTCTCTGCTCTTTATCCAGCAGTTCAAAGCTTATATCGAAAAGTCGGGTATGAGCAGGGGGGTAGCTGGTGTAATTGGGAAGTTCCGACTAAAAGTATCCAAGTGCGAGAGCAACCCTTACCTTTGCAACCAATAGTGCCAATCAATCATCAAGTCTTTCATGAACTATATCAGCAGCAGGCCAGATTAACGCATGGATATTTAGACCGACATCCCGCAATCTGGGAGCGCTTAATCCAGCCAGATGAGAAGGAAACATTTTACGCATATTTTATCGGTACAAAAGAGAAACCCGAAGGCTACATTCTTTTTAGCCAACATTCAAAAGAGGATGGTACAATCCTGCGGATAAAAGATTGGGTAATTCTCACAGTTGCGGCTGCACAAACATTCTGGTCTTTTCTTGCCAGTCATCGCTCCCAAATTGAACAGGTGCGATGGAGGAGTTCTGCAATTGATTCCTTGACATTGCTGCTACCAGAGCAAACTGCCAAACTCAAGAATACGATGCGTTGGATGCTGCGGGTAGTAGATGTAGTCAAGGCGCTGGAAATGCGGGGTTATCCTTCGGGAGTTGAAACTGAACTGCACTTAGAAATTCAAGATAATTTGTTAGATGCAAACAATGGTAAATTCATTCTTTCTGTTGCCAATGGACGCGGTGAAGTTATAAAAGGTGGAAAAGGTGAGTTGCAGTTAGATATCCGAGAACTAGCACCAATATATACAAGTTTGTTCACACCCTACCATTTGCAAATAGCCGGAAAATTGGATGGGACAGAAACAGCTATTGCAGCAGCTACGCAAATATTTGCAGGTAGTTCTCCTTGGGTGGCTGATTTTTTTTAA
- a CDS encoding cytochrome-c peroxidase yields MGIIPIISLVVFITGLSIYLILTSRGRFLLKSLVTKIKRQEWRFRYGKLNYLRSKFSKTITIAVIILAAVIAGNTVSAQVTPPPLTSLKSVSVPEPNNLGDFVKDKVAAIKLGKTLFWDMQVGSDGQTSCASCHFHAGADNRSKNQISPGLLRINADGTVNPDTVFNIGGAPNYQLKPGDFPFHKLSNPNDPNTVVSDRNDVSSSQGVSNTKFVDVIPGSAQDKVKTEPDPVFNVGGTNVRRVQPRNTPTVIDSVFNFRNFWDGRAQNIFNGVNPFGLRDPNASVVKAEKPNQLKFVKIRLNNSSLASQALGPPLSSFELSADGRTFQEIGDKFGRIDNKKSLSTLPLDNLDNLDNLADTLVGPLLNSVEELTGNLAQIGNTKSISTLLKNVLSLRGTKLPRVLGQKLSRLRPLGKQVVHPQDSVLGADSRYPQPGLKDKTYDQLIKDAFKPEWWKSNQLIQVDAEGRRTFVNSADNSSQTDEYTLLEYNFSLFFGLAIQLYESTLIANDTPFDRFLEGNTRALTKQQQLGKDLFQGKALCIGCHVGSELTAASVSSVAKDGRIKRAPFGARSPEDNGFFNIGVRPVTDDPGLGGNDPVQNNPLSEARLAQLGKFQLLLGEKPPVLNPPLNSSETVFADGAFKAPGLRNVELTAPYFHNGGQATLEQVVDFYNRGGDFGVLPPLKLSPEEKQQLVAFLKGLTDERVRYEKAPFDHPQLFVPNGHPGNQTFVSDDGTGKATDSFLEIPAVGRNGGSAIRNFLK; encoded by the coding sequence ATGGGGATTATACCCATAATAAGCTTAGTAGTCTTTATTACTGGCTTATCAATTTACTTGATACTGACCTCAAGAGGTCGGTTTTTACTCAAATCTTTGGTGACAAAAATAAAACGTCAAGAGTGGAGATTCAGATATGGCAAGCTTAATTACCTGAGATCAAAATTTTCAAAGACTATAACAATTGCTGTCATTATTCTGGCAGCAGTAATAGCTGGAAATACCGTATCGGCACAGGTTACGCCGCCACCTCTAACTTCGCTTAAGAGCGTATCGGTTCCAGAGCCTAATAATCTAGGAGACTTCGTAAAAGACAAAGTAGCTGCTATCAAGTTAGGAAAAACTCTCTTTTGGGATATGCAAGTTGGGAGCGACGGACAAACCTCCTGTGCTAGTTGTCACTTCCATGCTGGAGCCGACAATAGATCCAAAAATCAGATTTCTCCTGGGCTTTTGCGGATTAACGCTGATGGTACAGTGAATCCAGATACAGTTTTTAATATAGGTGGTGCGCCAAACTACCAACTTAAACCGGGAGATTTTCCCTTCCACAAACTGTCAAATCCGAATGATCCTAATACCGTTGTATCTGACCGAAATGATGTCAGTTCCTCTCAGGGCGTCTCCAATACTAAGTTTGTTGATGTCATCCCTGGTAGCGCACAAGACAAAGTAAAAACGGAGCCAGATCCGGTGTTTAACGTGGGAGGTACAAATGTGCGCCGCGTCCAACCCCGTAACACCCCAACCGTGATTGATTCAGTATTCAACTTCCGCAACTTTTGGGATGGAAGGGCACAGAATATCTTTAATGGGGTGAATCCCTTCGGTTTAAGAGATCCTAACGCCTCTGTGGTAAAAGCAGAAAAGCCAAATCAGCTTAAATTTGTCAAAATCAGACTGAATAATTCGTCTTTGGCTTCTCAGGCGCTCGGGCCGCCACTGAGTTCCTTCGAGTTGTCGGCTGATGGTCGCACTTTTCAAGAAATTGGTGATAAGTTCGGGCGAATTGACAACAAAAAATCTCTCAGCACACTGCCGCTAGATAATTTAGATAATCTAGATAATCTTGCTGATACTCTAGTTGGGCCGCTACTCAATTCTGTTGAAGAACTTACTGGTAATTTGGCGCAAATTGGCAACACTAAATCTATCAGCACACTGTTGAAAAATGTTCTGTCACTTAGGGGTACAAAGCTCCCCAGAGTCTTGGGGCAAAAGTTATCTCGCCTCAGACCGCTAGGCAAACAGGTTGTGCATCCACAAGACAGCGTTTTAGGTGCAGACAGTAGATATCCTCAGCCCGGACTGAAGGATAAAACCTATGACCAGCTGATTAAAGATGCCTTTAAGCCAGAGTGGTGGAAGTCTAATCAACTCATCCAAGTTGATGCTGAAGGTAGACGGACTTTTGTCAACAGCGCTGATAACTCTTCTCAAACCGATGAGTACACGCTGTTGGAGTATAACTTCTCGCTGTTCTTTGGGCTGGCGATTCAGTTGTACGAGTCTACACTCATTGCCAACGATACGCCTTTTGATCGCTTCTTGGAAGGAAACACGAGAGCTTTAACTAAGCAGCAGCAACTAGGTAAAGACCTGTTTCAGGGCAAGGCTCTGTGTATTGGTTGTCACGTTGGATCAGAATTAACAGCTGCTTCAGTGAGCAGCGTGGCTAAAGACGGACGAATCAAACGTGCGCCATTCGGTGCAAGATCCCCTGAAGACAATGGTTTCTTCAATATCGGGGTTAGACCTGTTACGGACGACCCCGGTTTGGGTGGTAATGACCCTGTGCAGAATAATCCGCTTTCAGAGGCAAGATTGGCTCAGTTAGGGAAATTTCAGCTTCTCCTTGGCGAAAAACCCCCTGTCCTCAATCCACCGTTGAATTCTAGTGAAACAGTATTTGCAGACGGAGCTTTCAAAGCGCCTGGACTTCGCAATGTCGAACTCACTGCCCCCTACTTCCACAATGGAGGTCAAGCGACTTTAGAGCAAGTGGTTGATTTTTACAATCGAGGTGGTGACTTTGGAGTTCTTCCCCCTCTGAAGCTATCACCAGAAGAAAAACAGCAATTGGTCGCCTTTTTAAAGGGACTGACTGATGAGCGAGTTAGGTACGAGAAAGCGCCTTTTGATCATCCGCAACTTTTCGTTCCCAATGGACATCCAGGTAACCAGACATTCGTTAGTGATGATGGTACAGGCAAAGCTACAGATAGCTTCCTGGAAATTCCTGCTGTTGGTAGGAATGGCGGTAGTGCTATACGAAATTTCTTGAAGTAA